A segment of the Deltaproteobacteria bacterium genome:
TACTCCGCCGACGCGCTGCCCCCGGACGCCCCCCGGTAGAAGAACACCGATTCCGCGCCATGGCGGTCCCGCAGCGACCCCAGCCGCTCGGCGATCTCCGCCATGGCCTCGTCCCAGCCCACCCTTTCCCAGCGCGGTTCCGGATCGCTCTTGGGGTTCGTGCGCCGCAGCGGCCAGCGCAGCCGCTCCGGGTCGTACACCAGCTCCGGCGCCGCCTGCCCCTTGATGCAGATGCCCCGGTTGGGATGGTCCGCATCCGGCTCCAGGCGCACGAAGCGCCCGTCCTCCACCGTGGCTACCACCCCACAGCGGGACTTGCTCATGGCGCAGTAGGTGCGGATCTTCTCGATCATGGCGAGGCGATCTCCCTTACCCCCCGAACGTCGACTGGTAGTCCTGCCACGCCTTGGGGCCGGCGCGGTCGAAGACCTTTTCGCGGAGGCCGCCGGCGTACTGGGCGGGGATGAAGTTGATCTTTTCCGTGACGGAGGGCTTGAGGCGGACGCCCTGGGCGCGCAGTTCGTCGGCCATGACGAGGTTGTCCAGCACCACCCGGATCTCGTCGTGGTCGGTCCACATGGCCTTGTAGACGATGCGGCCTTCCTTGCTGACGATGTAGACCATGTTGGGGAGGACGCCGTACAGCCGGTGCACGGTGCCCTCCAGGTCGTCCACCAGCAGCGGGTTCTCGATGCCGTCCTGGTCCCGGCACTGGCGCGCGAATTCGAGCTTCTGCTCGAAGTCCTTGTGCGGACCGTAGTTCTCTCCCGGATGGGGCTCGCGCACGTAGATGGTGAAGAACTCGAAGCCCTTGTCCCGATAGTTCCGGTACATTTCGTTGAGGGGCGAGACCTCGCCCACGAAGGGCGGTCAGGTGATGCTGCCGAACTCCAGCAGCACGTGCTTGCTGCCCTTGAACGCCGAGAGCCGGACCTGTTCGCCTTCCAGGGTCGGAAGGGTGAAGTCCGGAGCCTCCTCCCCGGCCCGCAGGCGCGCGGTGAAGTCGCCGGCCTTGGCCGAGCTTTCCGACCGGTTGAAGGTTTCGTAGTTGTAGGCGCTGACCGAGTGACCCATTGGTGGACTCCTTTGCTTTCTGGGGGCCGCCGTGCGGCCCGTCCGAATCGCGACGATTCTACTATCAAATGACGGGATAAAGGAACCCGGGTCACGCCTGCAAACAGAGACCTTGCCGGAGCCCGGCGTCATGAACGCGCGTCTTCCGCGAGGGCCTCCACGAGCGCCCGCATGTCCTCCGGCATGGGCGCCGTCCATTCCATGGACACGCCTGTTTCCGGGTGGCGGAGGCCGAGCCGCTCCGCGTGCAGGGCCTGCCGTCGGAAGGCGCGCAACAGCTCCGTGACCCGCGGCCCCTGGCCCTTGATGCCGGCGCCGCCGCGCCCGCCGTACACCGGATCGCCCACCACGGGGTGTCCGATGTGGGCCATGTGCACTCGGATCTGGTGAGTGCGGCCGGATTCCAGCCGTACCAGGAGCAGGGTGTGGCCGCGGTAGGCGCCCTTCACGGTGTAATGGCTGGTGGCTTCCTTGCCGCGCCGGTGCACCGACATGCGGGTGCGGTGGACCGGGTGCCTGCCGATGGGCGCCGTGACGGAGCCGCCGTCGCGGACGACGCCGCGAACCAGCGCCAGGTATTCCCGCTTGATGCGCCGTGCCTGCAGCTCCCGGACCAGGCGCAGGCGCACGGCGTCGGTCTTGGCCACCACCAGGAGGCCCGAGGTGTCCTTGTCCAGCCGGTGCACGATGCCGGCGCGCGGCACGGTCTCAAGCGAGGGAGCGTGGTGCATGACGGCGTTGAGCAGGGTGCCCTCGGGATTGCCTGCTCCCGGGTGAACCACCATGCCCGGTGGCTTGTTGATCACCAGCAGGGAATCGTCTTCGTGGACGATTTCCAGCGGGATGGGCTGCGCTTTCCAGGAAACCTCGGCGGGCTCCGGGATCTCCAGCTCGATGCGGGCTCCCGCCGCAACCTTGTCCGAGCATTCCGGGACGCGGTCGTCGAGGCGGACGTGCCCGTCGCGCACGAGCCGCTGGAGGCGAGAGCGCGACTGTTCCGGCAGGAGGGCCGCCAGCGCCGCGTCCAGGCGTTTGCCGTGGAGGGCCTGGGGCACTGTCAGGCGGATCTGGGGTGCAGGGTCTTGAGTCGTCGTGTTCATGGATACGGAAGGCGTCGGCAAATTCGTGCCAGACTCAACCAAAGCTTGTTCCTTTCGTCTGGTGATTGCAACGGACTGTTCTGGAGCCCCCCACCCCGCCTGGATTCCCGCTTCCGCGGGAATGACGGAGGGGAGGGTGGTCCGGTCGGAGCAGGGCCTCGGACGTTGCAACCGCCGTTGACGGCTACGCAACCGCGCCTTAGACTCGTGCGATGGACCTGCGAACCTACCTCGACTCGGTCAGGCGCCTCGCCCCGGAGCGCTTGGTTGAGGTCACGGACAAGCATGACATCCACCTGGAAGTGTGCGCCATGATCGCGGACCTGGAGAAGCGGAAGCGCGAGCCGATGCTGCTCTTCTCCAACATCGACAACCTGAGCGGCGAGCCTTCGGAGTTTCCGTTGCTGATGA
Coding sequences within it:
- a CDS encoding TlpA disulfide reductase family protein, whose translation is MGHSVSAYNYETFNRSESSAKAGDFTARLRAGEEAPDFTLPTLEGEQVRLSAFKGSKHVLLEFGSITUPPFVGEVSPLNEMYRNYRDKGFEFFTIYVREPHPGENYGPHKDFEQKLEFARQCRDQDGIENPLLVDDLEGTVHRLYGVLPNMVYIVSKEGRIVYKAMWTDHDEIRVVLDNLVMADELRAQGVRLKPSVTEKINFIPAQYAGGLREKVFDRAGPKAWQDYQSTFGG
- the rluD gene encoding 23S rRNA pseudouridine(1911/1915/1917) synthase RluD, producing MNTTTQDPAPQIRLTVPQALHGKRLDAALAALLPEQSRSRLQRLVRDGHVRLDDRVPECSDKVAAGARIELEIPEPAEVSWKAQPIPLEIVHEDDSLLVINKPPGMVVHPGAGNPEGTLLNAVMHHAPSLETVPRAGIVHRLDKDTSGLLVVAKTDAVRLRLVRELQARRIKREYLALVRGVVRDGGSVTAPIGRHPVHRTRMSVHRRGKEATSHYTVKGAYRGHTLLLVRLESGRTHQIRVHMAHIGHPVVGDPVYGGRGGAGIKGQGPRVTELLRAFRRQALHAERLGLRHPETGVSMEWTAPMPEDMRALVEALAEDARS